The window TAGAATGCCCCAGGCTGCATCGAAAACCTTCAGATACGTGTACAGCTGCGATTCCTTCTGCTGTAGGGTTGTATCGAACTTCTTTGCCTCAACTACAATATCCGGACTGTCACTGCTAGGAGCGAACAGGGCGTAATCTGGTCTCTTCCCAGTCTTCTCATCGACATATTCCATCCGAAACTCAGCGTTATCGTACTTGTCCCACCCGAGAGCCTGTAGGAGAGGTGTGATGAGTTTTGCTTTTGTCTCTTCCTCACGAGGGGTATCAGCCATTCCTCCCAACGCCCGAGTAGCATTGCTAGCGTACTGTTCC of the Haloarcula sp. CBA1127 genome contains:
- a CDS encoding type I restriction endonuclease, which translates into the protein MEQYASNATRALGGMADTPREEETKAKLITPLLQALGWDKYDNAEFRMEYVDEKTGKRPDYALFAPSSDSPDIVVEAKKFDTTLQQKESQLYTYLKVFDAAWGILSNGQEHWIYRNADPAHLVAKVAVEDSADADILESLSKTAFT